The sequence agatagatagatagatagatagatagatagatagatagatagatagagctatacatacctccatacatacatacacttatacatacatacatacatacatacatagagaaACAGAGATAGAATAAAAAAGAGGAtagagatggatagatagatagatagatagatagatagatagatagatagatagatagatagattcaatAAATTGATTAGATATGATAGACATATAATACAtatgataaagagagagagagagagagagagagagagagagagagatagataggtagataggtagatagatagatagatactaggAACGAAttgatgaagatagatagatagatagatagatagatagatagatagatagatagatagatagatagatagatagatagatagaattatATAGGATTAGATATGATAGGCATATAATACATATGATAAAGAGAGGGAGGGAAATagaaagagagcgagaaagagagagataaaaaaaatgagGATAAAGACAGATAACTAGAATAGAGTAGATTAGATATGATagaaatataaaacatatataagagagagagagagagaattagatagatagatagatagatagatagatagatagatagatagatagatagatatgatagACATATAATACATATGGTAAATACATaggataaagagagagaggggaagggaaagagagagagagagagagagagagagagagagagagagagagagagatgtagatagatagatagatagattagatataATAGACATATAATACAtatgataaagagagagagatactATATATGTTCACAAATGCTTTTCTtgccatatgtaatgatatatatGTAATCGTgtatactttttaaataaatattcttTAAGCAACCACCCACCATGTGTCATTTCTATGTTATTTGTTCTTGTTATTTCTGGTAAAGATGTAATGGCTTTgggaaaaatgtgaaataaaaagagaaaaatgcgcataaatggaaaataaaacaCTGAGCCACATCTACAAATGGATTGAACAGTTCAGGTGGCCAGGAGAATGTAGTGTAAAATGATTTTGTGTGTTACTCCTCCCATTCAGCTGTCTTCACAACAATTACTAAAGTTTTTAATTAGCCTCTTGTTATAATTCATTTTATTAATTTTCCAAATCTCAGTCCATGAATTATTAACAGCGGCTCTGTAATTGTATTTACAACATCCCTTTGTAGTGCACGTGATTAAAACTGGTGgtccacaaaagttttttttttttttcttctcctttcatTGCCTAAAGTTATATTGTTTTGTACTTTTCATTTGCTCTTGCCTGGCATGATAAGGAAACGATTTTGTATTTTAAAGTTTACTACTAAACAACTGTCATCTGTAAATGACAAGTTATTAGAGTTGCAGGATTCATTAGAAAGTGGATACCAAAAATAATCATTCAATATTCTACACATGGCTAACATTTAAGTAAATATAGGTTTCGGTTTACAGAacattttcctgtttttttttccggtgTTCTGCTAAATCATTGCACTTGTTGAATGAGGCCAGAAATAGCTTTAATATGGCACGAGAAGAAAATCAATAGTATCATGGCAGCTACTGTCTATTCTTCATTGACAATGGGCTAATGTAAAGTGAAGGACACTCTAGAAGCAGCGCTGTGATCGTTCAGACTCCATGCACTCAGGACCTGGAAGTAAAAAGCTGATGGGACATCCAGAGCAAAGTCATTTGCGACAAATCTTTCAGGGTGCTTAGTAAATAGCCGCAAATTGCCAAAGTGCTTAGTTTTGACTTTTGtacttgttatttatttttttaaactcctaagctaaaataattatttttactttgaaTAAGCTGGGGGGGAAAGCAATGACAAGTCATTTTGTACATAACTCTCTGTATTGGTATATTGCTTGTATACCAGTATGTTAAAATAATATTATAGCGTTTCCTTACACAAGAAGATGAGCAAGTAATTCTGATTGACACAGGGGCATTAGAATGAACCATAATTATATTACATTAGGTGGTTCTAATAAGATAATCTCTAATACATTGTATCAAATTCTCTGTAAGCCTCTTAGCACATTCCATAGCACTGTGTATAGTTCTCTATTTCCCTCTGATGACTTTACTTATAGTCCGTGTTCTCATAAGGGATTGTATTTTATCTTGAGTATTTGGCATATTCTTTAAAATTGCTATTCAACATCTCCTTTGATCATTTGGAGCGGTAGGTGGCATCCTATAGCTCCTAATAAAACGCTAACAAGAAGCGTGTTAGGTCAACGTTTGATTCTGCTAAAATCATCTTTAGTGCAAAAGGAAATTATATCAGCCAAACCATTTGACACCTAATGACAAACTGCAATCGTGTCTGTAAAATCTGCTGCTCTTTTTATGGCCCTGGCTTGTTCTAATTTTATTACAGTGAGCTTAATAGTCCTATTAGACTatggataatatatatatatatatatatatatatatatatatatatatatatatatatatatatatatatacatacatacatattttttagtgtatgcaaaaaaatgtgtgaataaatataaatatatctatatctatctatctatctatctatctatctatctatctatctatatatatatatatatatatatatacacacaaaaaataGCAAATACATATGGCTTTatgatatgtatatacatatattttttaacacacatatgcatatatacacctttgtgatatatatatatatatatatatatatatatatatatatatatatatatatatatagatagatagatagatagatagatagatagatagatagatagatagatagatagatagatacacatacacacaaaaaatAGCAAATACATATGGCTTTatgatatgtatatacatatatttttaacacacatatgcatatatacacctttgtgagatatatatatatatatatatatatatatatatatatatatatatatatatatatatatagatatagatagatagatagatagatagatacacatacacacacaaaatagCAAATACATATGGCTTTatgatatgtatatacatatattttttaacacacatatgcatatatacacctttgtgagatatatatatatatatatatatatatatatatatatacatacacacaaccatGTGTATATAACAGGAGTGTGTctctacacatatatacatatacattataatatacataatatacattatatatatgtatatattatattgaatatatatattgtaaatagtATATATAGTATCTAATACACTTATTATATAATTTCACGTATCTGTATCATTTCTATTCTTTGCCCCCACTTCTTTCGACAATTGACCAATCCACAGCCTGTTATGTTTCAATGTTTGCATTTATTTAGAAGTATCTTGTCACCATTGCACATCTTCATATTGCATCTGGCGTacataaatagaaataaaaaataaaatattgggtCGGTGgtgtacataataataataaataaaaaaaaaaaaacctctgcaaATTTGTATAAACAGGTAGATAAAATGATGAGGCGTCTGGAGGAAATAACTTGTggtctcacattttttttttttttttaccatcatgtcaaaattaaaaatatttacaacatttttgCTCTGCATCACACAAAATACTGGACATCAATgtggtggaatatttttttttctcctttttttttttcttgggtgaaGACAGCCAAAAAACAGTGAATATCACAGCACACACAAAGTCTACCAGAAACTAGCCTATGTAGTGCCCATATGCATAgaaagtttgctctgcaaacaaggaaaggaaagaagtttttttttttcaaagatcccAGTTGGACTGCCAACTCATCCATAGATACCCCTAACAGGGTgacaaattgtttttttatttttaagaccTATGAAGAAACAAATTATGAGACGTATCTGCAGAGCTGGAGATCACAGATGATACTAGCTAGGAGCTTCCTGAAAAGAATCTACTGATTGCTAAATGATTGACACTGCCGTAGTGCAAAATGTTTAATGAAGCAGTGATCATAACCCCTGTATTTAATGGCAGAGAACCGGAGGGTTGCTAATAGACAATGACACATGTCATGTAGCAGCCAACAGAAGTGAAGGCTCCATACTCCTTTGTGGAGCGTGAGATACAATACTGTTAATGGACATCAGTATCCAATATATGAGACTATTGGAAATTGATAAGagtgaaaaaataatataataataacaataataataataataataataataataataataaaaataataaaaataataacattattattaataataataataataataataataataataataataataataataataataatgataataaaaaaataaaaataaacaatgcttccTGATCTATTACCTTCCCCCCCAAGTCACAGCCCTCCCCCCCCAGTGACCAGCAACAAGAGACAGAATGAgaacattaataaattaataaaacagAGCTCGGCTAAAATACTGTCAATTTCACATTATTCTAATTTTGATCATCAGCATCACCAACACTTTAACCCCTAGGGCTTCCGTGTGATGACTTCTATAGACTTGCTCTTGTCCAATACAAGTACACTTGCCCTTGATTTTTATTGAACTAGTAAAATTCAAGAATAGATCTACAGTTTTCACAGAGTCCCAGTCGCCGAATTCCCACCCTTTATTGTCCATTGGTCCCGGCAATAAataatctttattattattatttttagtcttCTTCTTAAGATTTAATTCTCCGTCTTGATCTCAAGTTTCACTAGAGTCTTCTAGAAGAGAAGAAAAGCCCTCCAAATAAATTAAATTCAGAATAAATAAGGAAATAAATACAGAAATAGTTTTTGTTCtaggaggactttttttttagtttttgttttagtAAGTGGCAGAAAATTTCATTCTTTTCTGCTTTTGTCTTTGATTACAGAACCAGACCCGCACCACGTTCTTTTTGAGGTCCAGTTTCTCTGCTATGGCTGCAATCTTCTCGGAGGAAGGTCGGGGCTGGACAGCGAAATAAGCTTCCAGGGACCTCTTCTCAGGGGCAGCGATTGAAGTCCTCTTGCGTTTCTTTTCCCCCCCATTAAACAGTTCGGGTTTGTTCATTTTTTCCCTCTGGGCCCCCTCGGCCTCCTCCAGCCAGGCTTGCAGGATGGGTTTGAGGGCGATCATGTTATTGTGGGACAGGGTGAGGGACTCGAACCTGCAGATGGTGCTCTGGCTGAGGGAACCCACCCCGGGGATTTTTAAGTTGGCCAAAGCAGAGCCCACGTCCGCCTGGGTGACCCCCAGCTTGATCCGCCTCTGCTTAAAGCGCTCCGCGAACGCCTCCAGCTCCCGCGGATCTGTCTCTGAGTCGCAGATAGAGGCTAGTCCTGCCGAGGTCACCTGTCCGGCAGATCCGTGATGGGCCACCAGCCCCTGGTGCTGCAGGGCAGAGGTCATGTTCATGGCAGCCTGGTGGGACAGGTGGCTTAGGCCATGCATGTGGCTGTGCGGGTGGGCCGAGGTGGAAATCAAACCCCCTCCGCCGCCTCCGCCGCCACCTCCACCCCCTCCGCCACCCCCGACTCCATCGTGTCCGGTGGAGGCCATAAGTGCCAGGGACGGAGAGGTGACATGGTCCAGAAGGTCCCCGGGCTCCAGCggctggtgatggtggtggtgatgatgatggtggtgatgggcGAGTGGCACCGTGGAGTTGGACGAGCATGGCATGCTGTTCACGCTGTTCATGGTATGGTAGGTGGCATCAGGCTTGAACGGGTGGCTCTTGCCCTGGTTCACGGCCATATCCACTGCGGCCAGGGCCTCGGCCCGTGCCAGGAGGGTCTCATCCAGGCTGGCGAAGATATTGCTCTGCAGCTGCAATCAGAACACATAAGACAGGCTTAGATCACAACCGACTACAAGCTGGATACAACTTCTACAATCACAACAATATCACAGTACAATAAATCATTCATTTATCGAAACATATAGGACAAGGAAAAGCATGTGGGCTCTGGGTTTAGATAGGACCTTAATAATAAGCTTTGGGTTCAACCAGGACAAGAACAGGGGGTTCTGGATCCAACCAGGACATAGAGAAGGGGTTCTGGGGCCAACAAGGACAAGGAGAAGGGGTCTTGGTCCTACCAGGACATAGAGAAGGGGTTCTGGGTCCAACAAGGACAAGGAGAAAGGGTCTTGGTCCTACCAGGACATAGAGAAGGGGTTCTGGGTCCAACAAGGACAAGGAGAAGGGGTTCTGGGTCCAACCAGGACATAGAGAAGGGGTTCTGGGTCCAGGAGAAGGAGCTCTTGGTCCAAGCAGGGCAAGGACAAGGATCTCCGGGTTCCACCAGGACAAGAAGGATGTGCTCTTGGTCCAAACAGGAGGGTCTGTTGGTCCAAACAGGACAAGCAGAAGGGTCTGTTGGTCCAAACAGGACAATCAGGAGTGGATCTTGGTCCAAACAGGACAGGGAGATTGTGCTCTGAGTTCAAACAGGACAAGGAGAAAAAGATAAGTCCGGGTTTTAAAGGGACACGGATAAGAAGCTCTGGGTTCAAACCGGACAAGCAGAAGGGTCTGTTGGTCCATACAGGACAAGGAGAAAAAGATACGTCCGGGTTTTAAAGGGACAAGGATAAGAAGCTCTGGGTTCAAACAGGACAAGGAGAACAAGATAAGTCCGGGTTTTAAAGGGACATGGATAAGAAGCTCTGGGTTCAAACAGGGCAAGGAGCTAAGCACCGGGTCCAAGCATTTCAAGGAGAAGGAGCTAAGGGTCCAACCAGGAGAAGTACAAGGGGC comes from Rana temporaria chromosome 2, aRanTem1.1, whole genome shotgun sequence and encodes:
- the POU4F1 gene encoding POU domain, class 4, transcription factor 1, with translation MMSMNSKQPHFAMHPSLPEHKYTSLHSSSEAIRRACLPTPPLQSNIFASLDETLLARAEALAAVDMAVNQGKSHPFKPDATYHTMNSVNSMPCSSNSTVPLAHHHHHHHHHHHQPLEPGDLLDHVTSPSLALMASTGHDGVGGGGGGGGGGGGGGGGLISTSAHPHSHMHGLSHLSHQAAMNMTSALQHQGLVAHHGSAGQVTSAGLASICDSETDPRELEAFAERFKQRRIKLGVTQADVGSALANLKIPGVGSLSQSTICRFESLTLSHNNMIALKPILQAWLEEAEGAQREKMNKPELFNGGEKKRKRTSIAAPEKRSLEAYFAVQPRPSSEKIAAIAEKLDLKKNVVRVWFCNQRQKQKRMKFSATY